In Rattus norvegicus strain BN/NHsdMcwi chromosome 1, GRCr8, whole genome shotgun sequence, a genomic segment contains:
- the Or51t1 gene encoding olfactory receptor, family 51, subfamily T, member 1: MLIFNNTTSTASSSFLLTAFPGLELAHVWISIPVCGLYTIALLGNSIILFVIIIERSLHKPMYYFLSMLSVVDLGLTITTLPTVLGVLWFHAREISIKVCLIQMFFVHSFSFLESSVLVAMAFDRYLAICSPLKYATFLTDMMSFVIGLIICIRQVVFIFPSIMAVKSVSFQGGQELSHPFCFHPDIIKFSYTNPWISSFWGMFLQLYLNGTDLLFILFSYVLILRTVLNIVAPQKQQKALSTCVCHICAVTIFYVPMITLSLAHRLFSSTPRVICSILANMYLLLPPVLNPIIYSLKTKVIRQAIFRLFRFKGSRGYSMRSLRGRWDRRRQFSST, from the coding sequence ATGCTGATTTTCAATAATACCACGTCCACCGCCTCGTCCAGTTTCCTCCTCACAGCCTTccctggtctggaacttgctcaTGTCTGGATCTCCATTCCTGTTTGTGGTCTCTACACCATTGCACTCTTGGGAAACAGTATTATTTTGTTTGTCATTATCATCGAACGTAGTCTCCACAAGCCCATGTACTATTTTCTCTCCATGCTGTCTGTTGTTGATCTAGGTCTGACCATCACAACCCTTCCCACAGTCCTTGGTGTCCTTTGGTTTCATGCCCGGGAGATCAGCATTAAAGTGTGCCTCATTCAAATGTTCTTTGTGCATAGCTTCTCATTCCTGGAGTCTTCAGTGTTGGTGGCCATGGCTTTTGACCGCTACTTAGCCATCTGCAGCCCTCTCAAGTATGCTACTTTCCTCACAGACATGATGAGTTTTGTGATTGGATTGATCATATGTATAAGACAGGTGGTTTTCATTTTCCCCTCAATTATGGCTGTGAAGAGTGTGTCCTTCCAAGGAGGCCAAGAGCTTTCACATCCATTTTGCTTCCATCCAGATATAATCAAATTCTCATACACCAACCCCTGGATCAGCAGTTTCTGGGGAATGTTTCTTCAGCTCTACCTGAATGGTACTGACTTATTGTTCATTCTTTTCTCCTATGTCCTGATCCTTCGCACTGTTCTGAACATCGTGGCCcctcaaaaacaacagaaagctcttAGTACATGTGTCTGTCACATCTGTGCTGTGACCATTTTCTATGTACCAATGATCACCCTGTCTTTGGCACACCGTCTCTTCAGTTCTACGCCCAGGGTGATCTGTAGTATTTTGGCCAATATGTATCTGCTCTTGCCACCAGTGCTGAATCCTATCATTTACAGCTTGAAGACCAAGGTTATTCGCCAAGCCATATTCCGCCTGTTCCGATTCAAGGGCTCAAGGGGCTACAGTATGAGGAGCCTCAGAGGAAGGTGGGATAGAAGGAGACAGTTTTCTAGTACATGA
- the Or51a7 gene encoding olfactory receptor Olr67, with amino-acid sequence MSVFNNSEVKYFLLIGIPGLEYAHAWISIPICLMYLIAIVGNCTIIFVIKTEPSLHEPMYYFLTMLAVSDMGLSFSSLPTMLKIFCFNAMQISPNACFAQEFFIHVFTAMESSVLLIMSLDRFLAIHNPLRYSSILTGSRVAKIGLILAIRSTALVLPFPFTLRKLKYCQKNLLSHLYCLHQDVMKLACSDNKINFIYGFFAALCTMLDFALILMSYMLILKTVLSIASLVERLKALNTCVSHICAVLIFYVPIITLAAIHRFAKHKSPLLVILIADMFLLVPPLMNPIVYCIKTRQIREKVLGKLVNLCVR; translated from the coding sequence ATGTCTGTTTTCAACAACTCTGAGGTCAAGTATTTTCTTCTAATTGGGATCCCAGGACTGGAATATGCCCATGCATGGATCTCCATCCCCATCTGCCTCATGTACCTTATTGCCATCGTGGGTAACTGCACTATCATTTTTGTCATCAAGACAGAGCCTTCTCTTCATGAACCCATGTACTATTTCCTTACCATGTTGGCTGTCTCTGATATGGGTttgtccttctcttcccttcctaccATGCTTAAGATCTTCTGTTTCAATGCCATGCAAATCTCACCCAATGCCTGTTTTGCTCAAGAGTTCTTTATCCATGTATTCACTGCCATGGAGTCCTCTGTGCTTCTGATTATGTCTTTGGACCGCTTTCTTGCCATTCACAACCCCTTAAGGTACAGTTCTATCCTCACTGGCAGTAGGGTTGCTAAAATAGGGTTAATTTTAGCCATCAGGAGCACAGCTTTGGTGCTTCCATTCCCTTTCACACTAAGGAAACTGAAATACTGTCAAAAGAATCTGCTCTCTCACTTATACTGCCTTCATCAGGACGTCATGAAACTGGCCTGCTCTGATAACAAGATCAATTTCATCTATGGTTTCTTTGCGGCTCTCTGTACTATGCTGGACTTTGCCTTGATTCTTATGTCTTACATGCTGATCTTGAAGACAGTTCTCAGTATTGCATCTCTGGTAGAAAGGctaaaagccctaaatacctgtGTCTCCCACATCTGTGCTGTGCTCATCTTCTATGTCCCCATCATCACCTTGGCTGCCATACATCGCTTTGCCAAGCACAAAAGCCCCCTACTTGTAATCCTTATTGCAGATATGTTTTTGTTGGTGCCACCCCTGATGAACCCCATTGTGTACTGTATAAAGACTCGACAAATCCGGGAGAAGGTCTTGGGAAAGTTGGTTAACTTATGTGTGAGATAA